A segment of the Bacteroidales bacterium genome:
CATCATTAATTATTGCAACTGGATTAAATCGAGTAAAAGTAATTCCTGTAAAAAGATAAGGTGTAAATGAGTATTTTTCAGAACCTATTATGAATTTCTTGTATGTCAACTCATAGATGCCAGCTAATTCAAGCAATGACGACTGAAAAGAAAGTTTCCTTTCAGGATAATAAGAAGAAACTTTATCATCCCCACGAATGGAACCATATAATACTTGCAGTCGCAGGCTCATTCGTGAATTAAAATTATATCTATACATCCCACCAGCAGAAGGTTGTGTCTGAAGAAATGGATATAAAGGGTTTAAATCACCCATGTAATACATTCCACCTGCTAAAATACCAATTTCGTGTTGCTGTGCAAACAAACCTGCAAATAAAGTATATAATATAACTGTCAGCTTTTTCATTAGATTTATTAACGGTAATTAGCTTTCTTTATTTTAAAATTAAACCCATTCAAATGAATGGGTGACAAAATTATGCAATTTTATGATGGATAAAAGGCTAAAATTTTGGAACCGAAAAACCTCCTTTTCTAAGTTTATAGTAAATAGTAATCTCAGCAAACAAATAGGCATCTTTGTATTTAGGATCACCGCGCTGTTCACCAGGTAAAGTTTGAGCCTCAATGAGACCAAGCGAAGGATCAGCAAGATAAGCAGCGATATCACCAAAATGAGCTCGTATTTCATCATTATCATAATACGTGGTACTTACATCATCAATATAATCAGTAAAAGTTTTTCTCATACCATATTCAAGACCAATAGAAAAATCACTCGTCAAAGAATAGCGGAAACCAATGCCAGCAGGAATACCTATTTGAAAACGATGATAAGGTTTTCGAGTTTCGACTAGGCCCTGTCCTTCTGTATGTAATGGCTTCAGGTTATGCCAGGATCCGTCAATGTATCGGCCTTGGGGGTTAAACCAGAAGAAAGCTATACCACTAAAAAGATATGTTTCAAAATTCAACTCTCTCCAACCACGAACTCTTCTAAAACGTGTTGCTTTTAATTTATAGCGATGCCCCTCTCGCTGGATCTGAGTAAGAAGTACTTCAAACTGCCCTGCAGTTTCAATGATAGGACTTCTAAAATTGAGATTACGATTATTCCGAATTGGTTCTTTAGTAAATTTATCATCGCCGTATAAATAACCAAAATGAAAATTTCCCCTTAAAAAAAAATATTTCCCTCCTCTATATCTATAACCCATACTTACAAGCGGTCGTGTTGATTTCCAATCAAGATCTCGAAGAGTATGAGTTCCTATTTGGTTGGCACCACCAAGGTCTCCAAGAAAGTTTGCAGCACCAATACCCACAACCAAAAAGCGCCTATCCCTTCTCCACATTTCATAAAACTGTGCATCCAAAAATAAAGGCATGAGCACTAACAACATTATCAACAATAGCATGTATTTTTTCATCATATGTATTTTTTTACAAAATTAATAACTTTTATATAAAAGAAAAATTTTTTTCAGTAGATTTTTCATCATTGCGTATATCTTCACCCCATTTCATCTTTTCCCTTAAAATGTTAAAAAAATTATCACCTGGCATTTCCAGAAAAGGAATAGTAAAAGGTGCCTTTTTAACAATTATTTCCACATCATTTTCCACAAAAAACTGCATGGAATCAGCTGAAACAACAAATCGCTTTGTCCTCCCTTCTGGAATAAATGATATCACATAATTATCAGGAATTACAATAGGTCTGACAGAAAGATTATGCGGAGAGATTGGAGTAATGATAAAATCATGAACATCAGGAGAAAGAATAGCTCCCCCACAACTTAAGTTATATGCTGTTGAACCCGTCGGTGTTGACACAATTATTCCGTCACTCCAATACGCATTGAGGTATGTACCATTGATGTACGTTTTAACCAAAATCATACTCCCAGTATCGGTTTTGTGAATACACACATCATTGAGAGCATAGTATTCTTTTCCTGTCAATTCTCGTGCATTGGCTATTTCAAGAACTGTTCTATTAGATAACCTATAATTACCCTCTATGAAATTCTCCAGAACCAACGGTAAATCTTCACGAGGTGTGTAAGATAAAAAACCCATTCGTCCAAAATTTATTCCTAAAATTGGAATATTCCTATTTTTTACAATATTAACCGTAGCAAGTAAGGTCCCATCTCCTCCCAAGCTGATTACCAAATCAGTTTCTTCATCCAGCAAGTCGTGATCATCTAAAAAAACCGTATTCTTTGGCAACTGAAAAGCTGAAATTAAATCTTTTTCAAGATTTTTTGGGAAAAAAATTCTTCCTCCGGTTTCCAAAACTTTTCCAATGATGTACTGGATTTCTTGATAATATATGGATTGGTATGACCTTGAATATACAAAAACATTCATGGTTACATATTTAAATATTTAAACAATAATTGTAATCGTTCCTCGAAAATATCCTGAGAAAAATTTTCACCGGAAAGAGCTAATACATGATAATTGAATCGTTCAAAATGTGGTAGAATATAACTCACATCTTGTGTATCCAATTTTAAAAAAACTTGCATCAGCATACTATCAGGACATGTATGAACGAAAGTAGCAAGCACGTGAGCATTGTTTTCTTCAATTATTGATGAGATATGAGTCAGGGAGTAATCTCTAACTGGTAACTCCAACATGATAACAGCTCCCGGATAATGTGCAGATAGAAGTTCCGAAATCGACTCAAGTAATGATAGGGGTGAACAATATTTAACAAAACGATTTTTTCGATCCACGATAGGTAAAACAGATAATTTATGGGTAATAAATAAATAAAGCAAATCCAACACGTTGTCGGAAATTTTTCCGAAAACAGAGATAATTTTTAAAGGTAGGGCTCCAATAGCTTGTTTACTTTTTTTGAAACCGAGTATTTCGTTTTCATCTATGAGACCAAGATACTCCTCATTATTAACAATAGCCAAATGATTAATTTTATAATCTCTGAATATTTGAAGTACCTCTGAAACGGTGGAACTTGTTTTCACCGTAGGTATGGCCTCTGGCTTTAAGTCTTTTGCAAAAAAACCACTCATATTACAAAAATATGATTTTTACATAATTGATGATTTTTTGTTTTTTTTGCAAAAAAATGAC
Coding sequences within it:
- a CDS encoding DUF6089 family protein — encoded protein: MKKYMLLLIMLLVLMPLFLDAQFYEMWRRDRRFLVVGIGAANFLGDLGGANQIGTHTLRDLDWKSTRPLVSMGYRYRGGKYFFLRGNFHFGYLYGDDKFTKEPIRNNRNLNFRSPIIETAGQFEVLLTQIQREGHRYKLKATRFRRVRGWRELNFETYLFSGIAFFWFNPQGRYIDGSWHNLKPLHTEGQGLVETRKPYHRFQIGIPAGIGFRYSLTSDFSIGLEYGMRKTFTDYIDDVSTTYYDNDEIRAHFGDIAAYLADPSLGLIEAQTLPGEQRGDPKYKDAYLFAEITIYYKLRKGGFSVPKF
- a CDS encoding NAD kinase, translating into MNVFVYSRSYQSIYYQEIQYIIGKVLETGGRIFFPKNLEKDLISAFQLPKNTVFLDDHDLLDEETDLVISLGGDGTLLATVNIVKNRNIPILGINFGRMGFLSYTPREDLPLVLENFIEGNYRLSNRTVLEIANARELTGKEYYALNDVCIHKTDTGSMILVKTYINGTYLNAYWSDGIIVSTPTGSTAYNLSCGGAILSPDVHDFIITPISPHNLSVRPIVIPDNYVISFIPEGRTKRFVVSADSMQFFVENDVEIIVKKAPFTIPFLEMPGDNFFNILREKMKWGEDIRNDEKSTEKNFSFI
- a CDS encoding CBS domain-containing protein translates to MSGFFAKDLKPEAIPTVKTSSTVSEVLQIFRDYKINHLAIVNNEEYLGLIDENEILGFKKSKQAIGALPLKIISVFGKISDNVLDLLYLFITHKLSVLPIVDRKNRFVKYCSPLSLLESISELLSAHYPGAVIMLELPVRDYSLTHISSIIEENNAHVLATFVHTCPDSMLMQVFLKLDTQDVSYILPHFERFNYHVLALSGENFSQDIFEERLQLLFKYLNM